Genomic DNA from Carnobacteriaceae bacterium zg-C25:
CACTATTAAGTTTTAGTTTCTTCATGAAAATGCTCCTCTATTTTTCTTTTGATTTTGGTCTTGCTTTAGCGTATGGTCGATTCTCAGAGATAAATTGTTCTAAGTTTAAGAATGACCTACCTAGCTCATTTAAACTAAGAACCAGCATATACTCCGCAACTTCTCCAGCATGATCAATGAATCGCATCGGATTTAATTTTTGCCGAAATTCCTCAAATGTGTCTCCTACTTCAAGCCATTCATCTACTTCACTATCATAATAACAGTGATATTGTTTCCACAATTCGTAATCACTTTCTTCGAAAAAATCTTCATCAATAGAAAAATCTGCCCATGGAAACAATCTAGGAAAAACATCTGTGTAGGGAGTATATGGGAACCAATATGGATACAAGTATTCTGTTATACTGTCACCTTCATGAACGATTAACTTTGTTTCTCCTCTACCACTAGACTTATTTACCCACTCTGTTGAATGTAATTTAACTTCACCTCCACTTTGAATAATTTCCATAAATTTTTTATGAGATAATAAAAAGTTATAATTTTGAATATGTTGGGGTAAATTAGTATAGGAAAGCAGGTGATTGTTTGACTGTTCATCCAAAAAAACTTGATTTATAGGAACTTTCACATAATAACCTTTACCTTCCCCCTCTTTAGTTTTTTCAATTGTTTCAGGAGTTAATTCTTGCCAAATGCACATGCCATCATCAGGATTAAACAGAACAATTATACAAGGAAGAGAATTCATCGTCCAATAATTGTACTGCCTCTCATTTATCTTCCTAAATATAACGTAGTTATCTTTTTTCTCCCTAAACCAGCTCGATCCTGACTTGATTTGTAATGCAAGGTGTTGTCTCGGTCTACTATATTCAACAAATTCCATATGAGCATCTATACCTATGTCATTAACTGGCTGTTCTCTAAACATCCAATTGTTTCTTTCTGCAATTAATCCACAATGATGTATGCCAATCCTCTCAGTATTACTAGCCATATCACTATCTACCTCTCTATATAACTAAACGTATTAACAGTACAAGTAATTGAATGGGGACTCGGTACAATTTTTAACAGCTGCTTGCCAGGCAGCATTAAAATCTCCACCACTTGAAATCACTGTATAGAAATGTTCCGAAAAATCAAATGCTATGCTCGATACAACTTGCCCACTATGTAAGATAGAACAGTCTGAGTACAATGAATCTAAATTAGATACAAATTCAGCAGTAGAACAACAATTAAGAAATGAACAACGAAATCTACGATTAGAAATCCAATTACTAAATTTCTTAAAAGTCATATTTGAGTCTACAAACGAAAGTAATACCTCTCCGTTAGTTTTCGTATCGGTGTGACCCGCTAAATGGATAATATTCAGTATTGGAAGTCTATCCAAAATTGTTCTAAACACATCAGTAGAGCATCCATGAATAGGAACAACTATTACATTGGGATTATTCGTAAATAAATCACAAATATTTTGAATTTCATCATTTGCTTTAATATTATCGTCTTGTGGATCTATCAAACTCATCGCCAAAACTATTTGTTGACCCTCGACAGGAAAACCATCCTGAAGAAGCTGTATTTTTTCTTTTTCTAAAAAAATTCTCGAAACATTTATATAGGAATTTAAAATCTTTTTCCATTTTACTCTCGACCTGTACTTCTCATTTGTTAAAAATTGAATTGTATTTTGTTGAAGAGACAACACAAAACTTCTCATAGCTACATAATCTTCTGAACTAACTTTTTTACGTAAAACTGAGATGCTTTCCCTGATGTTCTGTTCAACCAACATTTGATAATACTCCAACACTGATTCTTCTAAGTAATTTTTATCTTCGCTCTCATTAAATTTTAATTCCTGATGTATAAACGGTTCAAAAAAATCAAAAATAGGCAAAATCACTTCCTCAAACTCAGGACTATTTAATCTTTCACGATAAGTCTCTTTTTCCATAATGGTTACTACAACTCCACCCCATTCTAATATTATATATTCTACCACAAAAACGTAAAAAAGGGGTTCTATAATATTTGGTGTTGGTGGCTTCCGCAAGGAAGCTATCAACACCTTTTAAATTATGTATACAAAAAGGTCAGATATTCCCTTATAATTAAAGCGCTAAATCTAATAAAAGGAGAATTATCATGACCTATGCATCTAGTATACACCAATTATTATCAATTGAGGATAAAAATATAACATTTAACGATACATTAGTATTACCCACTGTCACTATAAAAGATAAAACCTATCGACAGTTATCTGGAACTTTATCGTATACACCGTCTTGTTGCGAAAAATGTGGCGTTCAAAACAACCATCACACCGTTATAAAATACGGTTTTAAAACCATTCGTTTATTACTAGGAGATATTAACTTTTCTCCGCTGTTATTGCAGTTGAAAAAGCAACGTTTTCTATGCAAAGCCTGTGGAGAAACCTTTATCGCTACAACAACATTAGCGGATAAAAATTGCCATATCTCTCATATTGTCAAACGTAAAATAATCGACTTATTAACAGAAGAAATGGCGATGTCCACTATTGCCAAACATACTTTTGTATCACCTCATACGGTCATCAGAGTCTTACGTCGTACCGCAAAAACATTTATGACGCATCGCCATTTACCTGAAACCATTTGTATAGATGAATTTAAATCGGTTCAAAATTGTGTTGGGAAAATGAGTTTTATTTTCTGTGATGCACAGACACACGATATTATAGACGTTCTGGAAAGTCGTAAACAGCAGGATTTAATCGATTATTTCTTAAGGTTTGATGCATCAGAAAGATTACGTGTTAAATTTGTGGTAATGGATATGTATAAACCGTATATAAAAGTGATGCAGACGTGTTTTCCTAACGCTAACATCATCATTGATAAATTCCATGTTGTGCAACATTTAAATCGCGCATTAAATCGTTTAAGAGTAGAAATTATGAATGCCTACCGTTATAGTAGACCGACAGATTATCGTAAATTGAAACAATTATGGCAGTTAGTGTTAAAAAATAGAGAAAATTTAGATGTTGAACGTTTTGAAACGCATCGTTTGTTCGATGGCATGATGACAGAAAAAATGATTGTTGATTATCTAGTTGATTTGTCTCCGCAATTATCCAGAGTGCACCATATCATCAATAATTTAAAATATGATATTGCCACAAATGATTCTCAACAGTTTATAGATGATTTAAACGCATCTAAGTCATATCAACTACGTCAATATGTACGAACAAGTTTAAACTCACTGATGTATTATATAGATGAAATTCGCTTATCTCTAGAGTATCGCTATACAAACGGACCGATTGAAGGGCTTAATAATCGCATTAAGAATATTAAGCGTTCTGGATATGGATATCGTAACTTTTACAATTTAAGAGCTCGAATACTCATTGTCAATCGATTATTTAAAAATAAGAAAACCGATAACGAAGAACATTCCTCGTTATCGGCTAATAAAGTCGCTTAATTTTTGGTCACCAACACCATTTGACATAGAACCAAAAAAGGCTGTGACCACAATGGCATCCCACTGTCGTTACAGCCTTTCTTTTTCTCTATAAATCTACCTCAGTTCCTTCAAGGAAACGAACCGTAATTTTCGCCATCAAGCCCTATCCTGATATAGTCTAGCACTCGGCACATGTCTGAAGGGTTGAAGTCGATCTGCTTCTGCCTAAGTAGGTCACTTAATGCCATGCTGTAGTGCTTTTCGAGCAGGCGATTTTCTGCCAAGATTTTCTCCCACTTGCCATCAAGCAAATCAATGTTCTCGCTTAAAAGCTCCAATGCCTTTATGAAAATCTGCCCAAGTATCGCCTCATCCAAATGGCTACTGTAACACCCTTCTACACCCTTGATACGATAGCGGTTGTTACATTGCCAAACTTTACGTTTCCCTCGGCGTGTTGTCCAGTTCTTTCGACCAAAGGCTGAGCCACACTCAGCACAGAACACCTTGGTGGCAAAGGGGTTATCCTCACTCTGTATGATATAGGACTTGAGCTGATGTTCCTCTCGGTAGGTTTTGCGCCTGGCAATTTCTAATTGAACACAGTCTCCCAAGTTTCCTCATCGATGATACCCTCATGGCTGTCTTCCACATAGTATTGGTTAACCTGTCCATCATTCTTCGTTCGCTTCTTAGTTAGGAAATCCACCGTGTAGGTTTTCTGAAGCAGGGCATCACCTTTATACTTCTCATTCTGAAGTATTTTGAGAATGCTGCTGGAATACCTGTTGGCTTTCCCCGACCATCCTTTGACACCGTTGGTGTTGAGTTCTTTCGCAATGCTTTCTGGACTGTAACCTTCTAAGAACTGGCTATAGATGTGTCTAACAACTTCAGCTTGTTCTGGGTTAATGACTAGCCTACCGTTCTCATCCTTATCATACCCCATGAACTTGGTCGTATTTACTTGGACAATTCCACGTTCAAATTTCTTTCGAATTCCCCATGTTGAGTTCTCTGAAATGGAGCGTGACTCGTCTTGAGCAAGTGAGGATAAAATGGTTAAAAGTACCTCTCCTTTGGAATCGAGACTGTCGATATTTTCTTTCTCAAAAGTGACACCAATCCTTAGTTCTTTCAGCTCACGGACATACTTGATACAATCTAAGGTGTTTCTGGCAAATCGAGATATTGACTTAACCAAAATCCTATCCACCTTACCTTCTCTACAATCCTGTATCAATTGGTTAAAGGCATCCCGTTTTTTAGTGTTGGTTGCTGAAATGCCTTCATCCGCATAGATGTCAACCAACTCATAATCTTCGTGTTTTGAGATAAAGTCACGATAGTATTTGACCTGATTCTCATAGCTTGATAGCTGTTCGTCTTGGTCGGTGGACACTCGACAATAAGCGGCCATTCTGATTTTCTCTTGGATGTGGTGTAGAATTGTCACCTGCACTTTCTTGGCTGGAATAACTGTAATATTTTTTGCCATACTCAATCCTTTCTATGACGGTTACTGGTATCTCTAAGTGCCACTCACTGATGTCGGTCTCAGGTACTCTCATCCCTTGACAAGCAGATTTGCCCTCCTTGATGTATTTGGAACAACACCAGACAATCTTTCCCTTATAGGAAACCTGTCTTCTGTTGTTGTATCAAACTGTGCCTCTGCACATTTAGGGCGAGTCGTTTAGTGTAACCGATTCACAAGAAAGTCTACCAGATACCTACTTAGCTCTACAGCCAGACGACACCGTGGAGTTAGGACGATTTGTCAATTTTGCCTACCATTACGAGGACGTATTCAGTGGTGGTAATTTCCAAGTTTTTCTCTCGCTTGATGACAGGGAAATGCTGATGTACGAGGGTCGCTTTGAGGAATTCCAAAAAGCAAAAGCCATGGACGATGTAGACGACATCCGTTCAGCAAACTCGCAGGGCAGTTAGACCAACAGGTGTTTAGGATAGTAGGAATAGAAACATTATTAGAGTAAAGCAAAAAGGGCGATTGCCCTTTTTGACTTCTTACTAAGAATGAAAACAACAAATTTAGTTTGAAAGATATAAGTTTGATATAATCTTATCTAATTTTCGTTGATTATTTTCATCTCTGTACAATATCCCTTCAACGAGCGAATCAATCTGTTTTTTAGATTCATCACTAATCTTAGGAATTGGAATTCTCTTTAAATAGTTAGCAGAATTATTTACTGTTGGATTAATATTATGCACTATTTCATTAACTATATTAGAATTAAGTAGCCCCAATACAAATAATGTATCTCTGCTATCCTTCGGAAAAATTCCAACTATACTTTGATCAAAAACTCTATTCTTCATGATAGTAGCTTTTATTTTTTTGCTTTTCAACATAGGAGTAGCTATCCCATATTTGAAATAGTAATCACTATTTTGAAACCTTGCTTTTTTAAATGTATGATACTCATTAATTGTACTTTTATCCCATCTTATAAACCAATCATCATTAGGTTGTTTATACCCCTGTTTCATACTTCCCTTTATAATA
This window encodes:
- a CDS encoding ISL3 family transposase; protein product: MTYASSIHQLLSIEDKNITFNDTLVLPTVTIKDKTYRQLSGTLSYTPSCCEKCGVQNNHHTVIKYGFKTIRLLLGDINFSPLLLQLKKQRFLCKACGETFIATTTLADKNCHISHIVKRKIIDLLTEEMAMSTIAKHTFVSPHTVIRVLRRTAKTFMTHRHLPETICIDEFKSVQNCVGKMSFIFCDAQTHDIIDVLESRKQQDLIDYFLRFDASERLRVKFVVMDMYKPYIKVMQTCFPNANIIIDKFHVVQHLNRALNRLRVEIMNAYRYSRPTDYRKLKQLWQLVLKNRENLDVERFETHRLFDGMMTEKMIVDYLVDLSPQLSRVHHIINNLKYDIATNDSQQFIDDLNASKSYQLRQYVRTSLNSLMYYIDEIRLSLEYRYTNGPIEGLNNRIKNIKRSGYGYRNFYNLRARILIVNRLFKNKKTDNEEHSSLSANKVA
- a CDS encoding DUF4365 domain-containing protein — its product is MASNTERIGIHHCGLIAERNNWMFREQPVNDIGIDAHMEFVEYSRPRQHLALQIKSGSSWFREKKDNYVIFRKINERQYNYWTMNSLPCIIVLFNPDDGMCIWQELTPETIEKTKEGEGKGYYVKVPINQVFLDEQSNNHLLSYTNLPQHIQNYNFLLSHKKFMEIIQSGGEVKLHSTEWVNKSSGRGETKLIVHEGDSITEYLYPYWFPYTPYTDVFPRLFPWADFSIDEDFFEESDYELWKQYHCYYDSEVDEWLEVGDTFEEFRQKLNPMRFIDHAGEVAEYMLVLSLNELGRSFLNLEQFISENRPYAKARPKSKEK